In Candidatus Krumholzibacteriia bacterium, one DNA window encodes the following:
- the secA gene encoding preprotein translocase subunit SecA, which yields MFEKNLRKLFKTKSERDFRRMQPVVAEVNRWAESYRELTDEALRGKTEEFRARLGQGETLDQLLPEAFGAVKEACRRHVGKTWPVVGRPTEWNMVPYDVQVVGGIALHEGTIAEMATGEGKTLVATMPLYLNALTGRGAFLVTVNDYLARRDGEWMGEIYKFLGLRVGIIQNTMRPAERLEAYRCDITYVTNNEMGFDYLRDNMATRMEDRVHRDHVSEKPGKQFCYAIVDEVDSVLVDEARTPLIIAGAAPESSQSANFTSLRPGIEQLVRQQNRLVTDYLKEAEKLLEPGMEKLEGDAERELGFKLLQVKRAAPKNKQYMKLVSREGGLQKLVQRVEGELMRDKLLHTADEDLFFALDEKGHVADLTEKGREELAKLVNLPLTLPDLSLAVKHLDDDSNLSKEAKIAALDKLHRDYARSSDSLHDISQLLKAYSLFEKDVEYVVQEGKVLIVDEYTGRLMPGRRFSDGLHQALEAKESVQVERETQTMATVTLQNLFRMFEKLAGMTGTAETEAEELKKIYDLEVMVIPTHQPVRRVDFDDQIYKTRREKYNSAIDEIVHQHQRGMPVLVGTVSVEVSETLSRMLKRRGITHEVLNARHHQREAEIVSLAGQKGAVTIATNMAGRGTDIKLGPGVILCDRDPHYSGPRCPACPYGRGKTGAPKPNYKPGEGELEEPCGLQIIGTERHESRRIDRQLRGRSGRQGDPGASIFYMSLEDDLMRLFSPERIATVMERLGVQEGEVITHPMVTKAIERAQKRVEFHNFDARQHLLKYDDVMNKQREVIYANRLDVLRGTDLRSEVRGMVAAFVEQQFASKIDEEAWPADTPLEPLLLELQSVFLRAFEADGVQDMGIDAARAHLSEQAERALDEREQLLGETIMRQLERWSYLRAIDEKWMEHLRELDHLRSGVSLRAYGQKDPLLEYKSEAFGMFEELLKDVDRQTLYLLCHAQVSVRPPELERAPTEVLSPLHASAGVLAGAGPAPRAVPPPLTQLLPGGMPVPRGTPLSPGSSAPPTVRKSGPKVGRNDPCPCGSGKKYKFCHGAS from the coding sequence GTGTTCGAGAAGAACCTGCGCAAGCTGTTCAAGACCAAGTCGGAACGCGACTTCCGTCGCATGCAGCCGGTCGTGGCCGAGGTCAACCGCTGGGCCGAGAGCTACCGGGAGCTGACCGACGAAGCCCTCCGCGGCAAGACCGAGGAGTTCCGGGCCCGGCTCGGGCAGGGGGAGACCCTGGACCAGCTGCTGCCCGAGGCCTTCGGGGCGGTGAAGGAGGCCTGCCGGCGTCACGTGGGGAAGACCTGGCCCGTGGTCGGGCGGCCGACGGAATGGAACATGGTGCCCTACGACGTGCAGGTCGTCGGCGGCATCGCCCTCCACGAAGGCACCATCGCCGAGATGGCGACTGGCGAGGGCAAGACCCTCGTCGCCACCATGCCCCTTTATCTGAACGCCCTCACGGGCCGCGGCGCCTTTCTGGTGACGGTGAACGACTACCTCGCTCGCCGCGACGGTGAATGGATGGGGGAGATCTACAAGTTCCTCGGCCTCCGCGTCGGCATCATCCAGAACACCATGCGGCCCGCCGAGCGCCTCGAGGCCTACCGCTGCGACATCACCTACGTCACCAACAACGAGATGGGCTTCGACTACCTGCGCGACAACATGGCCACGCGCATGGAAGATCGGGTGCACCGGGACCACGTCAGCGAGAAGCCCGGCAAGCAGTTCTGCTACGCCATCGTGGACGAGGTGGACTCGGTGCTGGTGGACGAGGCACGCACGCCCCTCATCATCGCCGGCGCGGCGCCGGAGTCCAGCCAGAGTGCCAACTTCACCAGCTTGAGGCCCGGCATCGAACAGCTCGTGCGCCAGCAGAACCGGCTGGTGACGGACTACCTCAAGGAAGCGGAAAAACTCCTCGAACCGGGCATGGAAAAGCTGGAGGGGGATGCAGAGCGCGAGCTAGGCTTCAAGCTCCTGCAGGTGAAACGGGCGGCGCCGAAGAACAAGCAGTACATGAAGCTGGTGAGCCGCGAGGGCGGGCTGCAAAAGCTGGTGCAGCGCGTCGAGGGCGAGCTCATGCGCGACAAGCTGCTGCACACCGCCGACGAAGACCTCTTCTTCGCTCTGGACGAGAAGGGCCACGTCGCCGATCTCACCGAGAAGGGCCGGGAGGAGCTGGCGAAGCTGGTGAACCTGCCGCTCACCCTCCCGGACCTGAGCCTGGCGGTGAAGCACCTCGACGACGACTCGAACCTGAGCAAGGAGGCAAAGATCGCCGCCTTGGACAAGCTGCACCGCGACTACGCCCGGTCGAGCGACAGCCTGCACGACATCAGCCAGCTGCTGAAGGCCTACTCCCTCTTCGAGAAGGACGTGGAGTACGTCGTGCAGGAGGGCAAGGTCCTCATCGTCGACGAGTACACCGGCCGCCTCATGCCAGGGCGGCGTTTCTCCGACGGTCTGCACCAGGCCCTGGAGGCGAAGGAAAGCGTGCAGGTCGAGCGCGAGACGCAGACCATGGCGACCGTCACCTTGCAGAACCTCTTCCGCATGTTCGAGAAGCTGGCGGGTATGACCGGTACCGCCGAGACCGAGGCGGAGGAGTTGAAGAAGATCTACGACCTCGAGGTCATGGTCATCCCCACGCACCAGCCGGTGCGCCGCGTCGACTTCGACGACCAGATCTACAAGACGCGCCGGGAGAAGTACAACTCGGCCATCGACGAGATCGTGCACCAGCACCAGCGCGGCATGCCCGTCCTCGTCGGCACCGTCTCCGTCGAAGTGTCGGAAACGCTGTCACGCATGCTGAAGCGGCGCGGGATCACCCACGAAGTCCTCAATGCCCGCCACCACCAGCGCGAAGCCGAGATCGTTTCCCTCGCCGGGCAGAAGGGCGCCGTCACCATCGCCACCAACATGGCCGGCCGGGGCACCGACATCAAGCTGGGCCCGGGAGTCATCCTCTGCGATCGCGATCCGCACTACAGCGGCCCGCGCTGCCCCGCCTGCCCCTACGGCCGCGGCAAGACCGGAGCGCCGAAGCCCAACTACAAGCCCGGGGAAGGGGAGCTGGAGGAGCCCTGCGGCCTGCAGATCATCGGCACCGAGCGGCACGAGTCCCGCCGCATCGACCGGCAGCTGCGCGGCCGCTCCGGCCGCCAGGGTGATCCCGGGGCTTCCATCTTCTACATGTCCCTCGAGGACGACCTGATGCGGCTCTTCAGCCCGGAACGCATCGCCACCGTCATGGAGCGGCTGGGGGTGCAAGAGGGCGAGGTCATCACCCATCCCATGGTGACCAAGGCCATCGAGCGGGCGCAGAAGCGCGTCGAGTTCCACAACTTCGACGCCCGGCAGCACCTGCTCAAGTACGACGACGTGATGAACAAGCAGCGCGAGGTCATCTACGCCAACCGTCTCGACGTGCTGCGCGGCACCGACCTGCGCAGCGAAGTGCGTGGCATGGTGGCGGCCTTCGTGGAGCAGCAGTTCGCCAGCAAGATCGACGAGGAGGCCTGGCCGGCGGACACGCCGCTCGAGCCCCTGCTGCTCGAGCTGCAGTCGGTGTTCCTGCGCGCCTTCGAGGCCGACGGCGTTCAGGACATGGGCATCGACGCGGCGCGGGCGCATCTGAGCGAGCAGGCCGAGCGCGCTCTGGACGAGCGCGAGCAGCTGCTCGGCGAAACCATCATGCGCCAGCTCGAACGCTGGTCGTATCTCCGCGCCATCGACGAGAAGTGGATGGAGCACTTGCGGGAGCTGGATCACCTGCGCTCCGGGGTGTCGCTGCGGGCCTACGGGCAGAAGGACCCCCTCCTGGAGTACAAGTCGGAGGCCTTCGGGATGTTCGAGGAGCTGCTCAAAGACGTTGACAGGCAGACCTTGTATCTCCTATGTCACGCGCAGGTCTCCGTGCGCCCGCCCGAGCTGGAACGCGCCCCGACGGAAGTGTTGTCGCCGCTCCATGCCAGTGCGGGCGTTTTGGCGGGTGCGGGTCCCGCGCCACGGGCGGTGCCGCCGCCCCTGACGCAGCTGCTTCCCGGCGGCATGCCGGTACCCCGGGGGACACCGCTCTCCCCGGGAAGCAGCGCGCCCCCGACGGTGCGCAAGAGTGGTCCCAAGGTGGGGCGCAACGATCCGTGCCCTTGCGGCAGCGGCA